Proteins encoded within one genomic window of Jiangella mangrovi:
- a CDS encoding ABC transporter ATP-binding protein, which yields MLEADRVTLTYGATTALRDVSLTLAPGSRTALMGPSGSGKSSLLHCLAGVLVPGHGQVLVDGQDLTGLSDRERSRLRLERMGVVFQFGDLVPELTVAENVMLPLQLLGTRHAAARSRALELLGELGVADVADSRTGAVSGGQAQRAAVARALVHEPRVVLADEPTGSLDTVNAEAVLDAMVALSTGIGATLLVVTHDNLVASHLDELVVMRDGALDGAHDAALGARGVVG from the coding sequence ATGCTCGAGGCTGACCGCGTCACCCTGACCTACGGCGCGACCACGGCGCTGCGCGACGTGAGCCTGACCCTCGCGCCGGGCTCGCGCACCGCGCTGATGGGGCCGTCCGGGTCGGGCAAGTCCAGCCTGCTGCACTGCCTGGCCGGCGTGCTGGTGCCCGGCCACGGGCAGGTCCTCGTGGACGGGCAGGACCTCACCGGCCTGAGCGACCGCGAGCGCAGCCGGCTGCGGCTCGAGCGGATGGGCGTGGTCTTCCAGTTCGGCGACCTCGTGCCGGAGTTGACGGTCGCCGAGAACGTCATGCTGCCGCTGCAGCTGCTCGGCACCCGGCACGCCGCCGCCCGGTCCCGCGCGCTGGAGCTGCTCGGCGAGCTGGGGGTCGCCGACGTGGCCGACTCGCGCACCGGCGCGGTCTCCGGCGGCCAGGCGCAGCGGGCCGCCGTCGCCCGGGCGCTGGTGCACGAGCCGCGGGTCGTGCTGGCCGACGAGCCCACCGGCTCGCTCGACACCGTCAACGCCGAGGCCGTGCTCGACGCCATGGTGGCGCTCAGCACCGGCATCGGCGCCACGCTGCTGGTGGTGACGCACGACAACCTGGTCGCGTCGCACCTGGACGAGCTCGTGGTGATGCGCGACGGTGCGCTCGACGGGGCGCACGATGCGGCGCTCGGCGCCCGCGGGGTCGTCGGGTGA
- a CDS encoding DUF917 family protein — protein sequence MHQVDGADVDDLALGAAVLGCGGGGDPHLAKLMLRRAIDRYGPVPVIEAADVPDGGLVLPVAVVGAPTVLVEKFPGEGDARRALEAMQRFAGRTGVAVLPLEIGAINTLFPLVAAAEVGLPCVDADGMRRALPQLETTLFTLAGIDVSPVCVVGALGNALVIDANDNRTGERLTRAAVAELGMVATVAAYPMSGEQCREHAALGSLSHCLEVGRRLRAIHAGRPDAHADFLAFTGAEVVFNGTVTDVLRRTSGGWTRGTATLEHLAAPDRLLRVDFQNENLVVTENGRAVATVPDVITLLDVDTGWPVTTESVTYGQRVEVLVMPAHERWLRPDGLALAGPRAFGYDLDYVERRLPA from the coding sequence GTGCATCAGGTGGACGGCGCTGATGTGGACGATCTGGCCCTCGGCGCGGCCGTCCTCGGCTGCGGCGGGGGCGGCGACCCGCACCTGGCCAAGCTCATGCTGCGCCGCGCCATCGACCGGTACGGGCCGGTGCCGGTCATCGAGGCGGCCGACGTGCCCGACGGCGGCCTGGTGCTGCCGGTCGCGGTGGTCGGCGCACCCACCGTCCTCGTCGAGAAGTTCCCCGGCGAGGGCGACGCCCGGCGGGCGCTCGAGGCCATGCAGCGCTTCGCCGGCCGTACGGGCGTGGCCGTCCTGCCGCTCGAGATCGGAGCCATCAACACACTGTTCCCGCTGGTCGCGGCCGCCGAGGTGGGGCTGCCGTGCGTCGACGCCGACGGCATGCGCCGCGCCCTCCCCCAGCTCGAGACCACGCTGTTCACGCTGGCCGGCATCGACGTGTCGCCGGTCTGCGTCGTCGGCGCGCTGGGCAACGCGCTGGTCATCGACGCCAACGACAACCGCACCGGCGAGCGGCTGACCCGGGCCGCCGTCGCCGAGCTCGGCATGGTCGCCACCGTCGCCGCCTACCCGATGAGCGGCGAGCAGTGCCGCGAGCACGCCGCGCTGGGGTCGCTGAGCCACTGCCTCGAGGTGGGCCGGCGGCTGCGTGCCATCCACGCCGGCCGGCCGGACGCGCACGCGGACTTCCTCGCCTTCACCGGCGCCGAGGTCGTGTTCAACGGCACGGTGACCGACGTGCTGCGGCGCACGTCCGGCGGCTGGACGCGCGGGACCGCCACGCTGGAGCACCTGGCCGCGCCGGACCGCCTGCTGCGCGTCGACTTCCAGAACGAAAACCTGGTCGTCACCGAGAACGGCCGCGCCGTCGCCACCGTCCCCGACGTCATCACGCTGCTCGACGTCGACACCGGCTGGCCCGTCACCACCGAGAGCGTGACGTACGGCCAGCGGGTCGAGGTGCTGGTCATGCCCGCGCACGAGCGGTGGCTGCGCCCGGACGGGCTGGCGCTGGCCGGGCCGCGCGCCTTCGGCTACGACCTCGACTACGTGGAGCGGAGGCTGCCGGCGTGA
- a CDS encoding FtsK/SpoIIIE family DNA translocase, translating to MATRTATARSRSSSGTPKRRTPARGRKRRAPEPPPPPPPPEPSLVAQFFGGIGRMIVGIWMGIAHLVGGTARSVGRTATSLEASQRRDGVGLFLIGTAFIVAASVWWTLDGQVYEAVYQGIAGAIGTGAYVAPVLLMMAAWRTLRHPDRNGPGGRQVIGWVCLALGTLGLAHIAGGMPRPVDGQIAMERAGGAIGYVSSTILADLLTVWVAGPLLGLLTLFGVLVITGIPLYEVTAQLQAAGVVVGGWLGFRRPEVDEEEGGGRDRLAPTDAEAYDSPVLREKPKRKRKRDPEADDADTAELAGLGSDDADSEDDADAPAEPSVVARELRKRKKAADGPAEPPPHTPIPQRVEQLALSGDITYTLPSSDLLRQGSPHKAKSSASDQVVDSLMGVFDQFNIDAVVTGYTRGPTVTRYEVELGTAVKVERVTALSKNISYAVASADVRILSPIPGKSAIGIEIPNTDKEIVSLGDVMRSPVARKDHHPMIAGLGKDVEGGFVVTNLAKMPHLLVAGATGSGKSSFINSMITSLLMRATPDEVRLIMVDPKRVELSAYEGIPHLITPIITNPKKAAEALQWVVREMDMRYDDLANFGFRHVDDFNKAVRAGKVKAPEGSERVLTPYPYLLVIVDELADLMMVAPRDVEDSVVRITQLARAAGIHLVLATQRPSVDVVTGLIKANVPSRLAFATSSLADSRVILDQPGAEKLVGQGDGLFLPMGASKPIRVQGAWVTETEIAAVVGHCKEQLEPDYREDVTAAAAASKREVDEDIGDDLDLLCQAAELVVNTQFGSTSMLQRKLRVGFAKAGRLMDLMESRGIVGPSEGSKARDVLIKPDELDEVLDVLRGD from the coding sequence ATGGCGACCCGAACAGCCACGGCTCGGTCGCGAAGCTCGTCGGGTACGCCCAAGCGGCGTACCCCGGCTCGCGGCCGCAAGCGTCGCGCACCCGAACCGCCCCCGCCGCCTCCGCCGCCGGAGCCGAGTCTCGTCGCCCAGTTCTTCGGCGGCATCGGCCGGATGATCGTCGGCATCTGGATGGGCATCGCCCACCTGGTCGGAGGCACGGCGCGCAGCGTCGGGCGCACCGCCACCAGCCTCGAGGCCTCCCAGCGCCGCGACGGCGTGGGGCTGTTCCTCATCGGGACGGCGTTCATCGTCGCCGCGTCGGTGTGGTGGACGCTCGACGGCCAGGTCTACGAGGCCGTCTACCAGGGCATCGCCGGGGCCATCGGCACCGGCGCCTACGTCGCGCCGGTGCTGCTGATGATGGCCGCCTGGCGCACCCTGCGCCACCCCGACCGCAACGGCCCCGGCGGCCGGCAGGTCATCGGCTGGGTCTGCCTCGCGCTGGGCACGCTCGGCCTCGCGCACATCGCCGGCGGCATGCCCCGTCCCGTCGACGGGCAGATCGCCATGGAGCGGGCCGGCGGCGCCATCGGCTACGTCTCGTCCACCATCCTCGCCGACCTGCTGACGGTGTGGGTGGCCGGACCGCTGCTGGGCCTGCTGACGCTGTTCGGCGTGCTGGTCATCACCGGCATCCCGCTGTACGAGGTCACCGCCCAGCTGCAGGCGGCCGGCGTCGTCGTCGGGGGCTGGCTGGGCTTCCGCCGTCCCGAGGTCGACGAGGAGGAGGGCGGCGGGCGCGACCGGCTGGCGCCCACCGACGCCGAGGCCTACGACTCCCCGGTGCTGCGCGAAAAGCCCAAGCGCAAGCGGAAGCGAGACCCCGAGGCCGACGACGCCGACACCGCGGAGCTGGCCGGCCTGGGCTCCGACGACGCCGACTCCGAGGACGACGCCGACGCGCCGGCGGAGCCGTCCGTCGTCGCCCGCGAGCTGCGCAAGCGCAAGAAGGCCGCCGACGGCCCCGCGGAGCCGCCGCCGCACACGCCGATCCCGCAGCGGGTCGAGCAGCTGGCGCTCTCGGGCGACATCACCTACACGCTGCCGTCGAGCGACCTGCTCCGGCAGGGCAGCCCGCACAAGGCGAAGTCGTCCGCGTCGGACCAGGTCGTCGACTCCCTCATGGGCGTGTTCGACCAGTTCAACATCGACGCCGTCGTCACCGGCTACACCCGCGGCCCGACGGTCACCCGTTACGAGGTCGAGCTCGGCACCGCCGTCAAGGTCGAGCGGGTCACGGCGCTGTCGAAGAACATCTCCTACGCCGTGGCCAGCGCCGACGTGCGCATCCTGTCGCCCATCCCGGGCAAGTCGGCCATCGGCATCGAGATCCCGAACACCGACAAGGAGATCGTCAGCCTCGGCGACGTCATGCGCTCGCCGGTGGCCCGCAAGGACCACCACCCGATGATCGCGGGCCTCGGCAAGGACGTCGAGGGCGGCTTCGTCGTCACCAACCTGGCGAAGATGCCGCACCTGCTGGTCGCCGGCGCCACCGGCTCCGGCAAGTCCAGCTTCATCAACTCGATGATCACGTCGTTGCTCATGCGGGCGACGCCCGACGAGGTCCGGCTGATCATGGTCGACCCCAAGCGGGTCGAGCTGTCGGCCTACGAGGGCATCCCGCACCTCATCACGCCGATCATCACCAACCCGAAGAAGGCGGCCGAGGCGCTGCAGTGGGTCGTGCGTGAGATGGACATGCGCTACGACGACCTCGCCAACTTCGGCTTCCGGCACGTCGACGACTTCAACAAGGCCGTCCGCGCCGGCAAGGTCAAGGCGCCCGAGGGCAGCGAGCGGGTGCTGACGCCGTACCCGTACCTGCTGGTCATCGTCGACGAGCTGGCCGACCTCATGATGGTCGCCCCGCGCGACGTCGAGGACTCCGTCGTCCGCATCACCCAGCTGGCGCGTGCCGCCGGCATCCACCTGGTGCTCGCGACGCAGCGGCCGTCGGTCGACGTCGTCACCGGCCTCATCAAGGCCAACGTGCCGTCGCGGCTGGCGTTCGCGACGTCCTCGCTGGCCGACTCCCGGGTCATCCTCGACCAGCCGGGGGCGGAGAAGCTGGTCGGCCAGGGCGACGGGCTGTTCCTGCCCATGGGCGCGAGCAAGCCGATCCGTGTCCAGGGCGCCTGGGTCACCGAGACCGAGATCGCCGCCGTCGTCGGCCACTGCAAGGAGCAGCTCGAGCCGGACTACCGCGAGGACGTCACCGCCGCGGCGGCCGCGTCCAAGCGCGAGGTCGACGAGGACATCGGCGACGACCTCGACCTGCTCTGCCAGGCCGCCGAGCTGGTCGTCAACACGCAGTTCGGCTCCACGTCCATGCTGCAGCGCAAGCTCCGCGTCGGGTTCGCCAAGGCCGGCCGGCTCATGGACCTCATGGAGAGCCGCGGCATCGTCGGCCCGTCCGAGGGGTCCAAGGCCCGCGACGTGCTGATCAAGCCCGACGAGCTCGACGAGGTGCTGGACGTCCTGCGCGGTGACTGA
- a CDS encoding FtsX-like permease family protein, with protein sequence MRAAVALGVRLAWGSPGRRARSLAVLGTGAAGTWVLLTVWAIAHGRIGDTAAFSEQEVGRVMAAVVGAVALPVFVLAATVGRLSAQLRDRRLANLRLLGLSAAQTRVVAAAEAGLAAVAGTAAGVVLTMILLPLTGYAPPPLAWAVVVLGMPLATTAVAVLPQRLDARRAVEQARRADAHRPSPWRAAPLAAGLVVCLLARTFNDDFLISNTEVVVLFAGVALVAAGIVLVVPVFVRLVADLLLRVSSSPTATLTARRLQAQPAAATRVIGALMVGLFLVIGARAVLVAFEETSQYVEAADQVENGQRATVTVPADRLDDARRQVEAIDGVRETFAFPTLSGTLEWPGWGDEPFTASAVVAGCDQLRAFAGETLRCVDGRVSTLESPWMPGEEPPGPVALRAVRDGVEGGEPVEVALSGELVTGPAGTDPDQPYWDFRPLSATFLVPPDTPGIEAVLAGTDATVVVLAEPGRDLYPQLEATGLTSTSYVDLEYYDFVAGLRTVVWTLAAVVLSIGLLTFAIAAIDRAVGRRRELVSLRLVGTPPGVLRRAQWLEAALPTGLGCAAAIGSGLFAGSTYLQLGSEMGDAPWRQGGLLIGAAVLAAAVIAAVTVVGTAGRLAPEHIRKE encoded by the coding sequence GTGAGGGCCGCCGTCGCGCTCGGGGTGCGGCTGGCGTGGGGGTCGCCCGGGCGGCGGGCCCGGTCGCTCGCGGTCCTGGGCACGGGCGCCGCCGGCACCTGGGTCCTGCTCACGGTGTGGGCGATCGCCCACGGCCGCATCGGCGACACCGCGGCGTTCTCCGAGCAGGAGGTCGGCCGGGTCATGGCGGCCGTCGTCGGCGCCGTCGCGCTGCCGGTGTTCGTGCTGGCGGCCACGGTCGGGCGGCTCTCGGCGCAGCTGCGCGACCGGCGCCTGGCGAACCTGCGGCTGCTCGGTCTGTCGGCCGCGCAGACCCGCGTGGTGGCGGCCGCCGAGGCCGGGCTGGCGGCGGTGGCGGGTACCGCGGCCGGGGTCGTGCTGACGATGATCCTCCTGCCCCTGACGGGGTACGCCCCGCCGCCGCTCGCCTGGGCCGTCGTCGTCCTGGGCATGCCGCTGGCCACGACCGCCGTCGCCGTCCTGCCGCAGCGGCTGGACGCCCGACGCGCCGTCGAGCAGGCCCGCCGTGCCGACGCGCACCGGCCGTCGCCGTGGCGGGCGGCGCCGTTGGCCGCCGGCCTGGTCGTCTGCCTGCTGGCGCGGACCTTCAACGACGACTTCCTCATCAGCAACACCGAGGTCGTGGTGCTGTTCGCCGGGGTCGCCCTGGTCGCCGCGGGCATCGTCCTGGTCGTCCCCGTCTTCGTCCGGCTCGTCGCCGACCTGCTGCTGCGGGTGTCGAGCAGCCCGACGGCGACGCTCACCGCCCGCCGGCTGCAGGCCCAGCCCGCCGCCGCGACCCGGGTCATCGGGGCGCTCATGGTCGGCCTGTTCCTGGTCATCGGCGCCCGCGCGGTGCTGGTCGCGTTCGAGGAGACCTCCCAGTACGTCGAGGCGGCCGACCAGGTCGAGAACGGCCAGCGGGCCACCGTCACCGTGCCCGCCGACCGGCTCGACGACGCCCGCCGGCAGGTCGAGGCCATCGACGGGGTCCGCGAGACGTTCGCCTTCCCGACGCTCAGCGGCACCCTGGAGTGGCCGGGGTGGGGCGACGAGCCGTTCACGGCCAGCGCCGTGGTGGCCGGCTGCGACCAGCTCCGGGCATTCGCCGGCGAGACGCTGCGCTGCGTCGACGGGCGGGTCTCCACCCTGGAGTCGCCCTGGATGCCGGGCGAGGAGCCGCCCGGACCCGTCGCGCTGCGGGCCGTGCGCGACGGCGTGGAGGGCGGCGAGCCGGTCGAGGTGGCCCTCTCGGGCGAGCTGGTCACCGGGCCGGCCGGCACGGACCCCGATCAGCCGTACTGGGACTTCCGCCCGCTGTCGGCCACGTTCCTGGTCCCGCCGGACACGCCTGGCATCGAGGCCGTGCTCGCGGGCACCGACGCCACCGTCGTCGTGCTGGCCGAGCCCGGGCGGGACCTCTACCCGCAGCTCGAGGCGACCGGCCTGACCTCCACCTCGTACGTCGACCTCGAGTACTACGACTTCGTCGCCGGCCTGCGCACCGTCGTCTGGACCCTGGCAGCCGTCGTCCTCTCCATCGGGCTGCTGACCTTCGCGATCGCCGCCATCGACAGGGCCGTCGGCCGGCGGCGCGAGCTGGTGTCGCTGCGCCTGGTCGGCACCCCGCCGGGTGTCCTGCGGCGTGCCCAGTGGCTCGAGGCGGCGCTGCCCACCGGGCTCGGCTGCGCCGCCGCGATCGGCAGCGGGCTGTTCGCCGGCAGCACCTACCTGCAGCTCGGCTCGGAGATGGGCGACGCGCCGTGGCGGCAGGGCGGGCTGCTCATCGGCGCGGCCGTGCTGGCCGCCGCGGTCATCGCCGCCGTCACCGTCGTCGGCACCGCCGGGCGGCTGGCTCCCGAGCACATCCGCAAGGAGTGA
- a CDS encoding PadR family transcriptional regulator, which produces MSTSTTLLALLEPAPAYGYTLKQNYDRWFARRRPLAFGQVYATLARLTRDGLADQVEVEAGHGPDRRLYRITARGAGVVDAWVTEPQPPEIAAGTLHARVTVALLSGRDPAEVLARQRESHLTRMRALQALRREATGPDLLAVTYELAHLDADLRWIEESGTRLGAIRHQLEADKGADDARG; this is translated from the coding sequence ATGAGCACCTCGACGACCCTGCTCGCCCTGCTCGAACCCGCCCCGGCCTACGGGTACACGTTGAAGCAGAACTACGACCGGTGGTTCGCCCGGCGGCGTCCGCTGGCGTTCGGCCAGGTGTACGCGACGCTGGCCCGGCTCACCCGCGACGGCCTGGCCGACCAGGTCGAGGTCGAGGCCGGCCACGGCCCGGACCGCCGGCTCTACCGCATCACCGCCCGCGGCGCCGGCGTCGTCGACGCGTGGGTCACCGAGCCGCAGCCGCCCGAGATCGCCGCCGGCACCCTGCACGCACGGGTCACCGTCGCGCTGCTGTCCGGCCGCGACCCCGCCGAGGTGCTGGCCCGCCAGCGCGAGTCGCACCTGACCCGCATGCGCGCCCTGCAGGCCCTGCGCCGCGAGGCCACCGGGCCGGACCTGCTGGCCGTCACCTACGAACTGGCGCACCTCGACGCCGACCTGCGCTGGATCGAGGAGTCGGGCACGCGGCTCGGCGCCATCCGGCACCAGCTCGAGGCCGACAAGGGAGCCGACGATGCTCGAGGCTGA